A genomic window from Rhea pennata isolate bPtePen1 chromosome 12, bPtePen1.pri, whole genome shotgun sequence includes:
- the SLC25A20 gene encoding mitochondrial carnitine/acylcarnitine carrier protein isoform X1, with protein sequence MAKQPQPISPVKNFFAGGFGGVCLVFVGHPLDTIKVRLQTQPKPQPGQPPLYSGTFDCFRKTLVREGVRGLYRGMAAPIIGVTPMFAVCFFGFGLGKRLQQRKPDDILTYPQLFAAGMLSGVFTTVIMAPGERIKCLLQIQAATGETKYSGSLDCAKQLFREAGIRGVYKGTVLTLMRDVPASGMYFMTYEWLKNILTPEGESVSDLSVPRILFAGGLAGIFNWAVAIPPDVLKSRFQTAPPGKYPNGFRDVLRELIKEEGVASLYKGFTAVMIRAFPANAACFLGFEVAMKFLNWIAPGL encoded by the exons ATGGCGAAGCAGCCGCAGCCCATCAGCCCCGTGAAGAACTTCTTCGCTGGCGGCTTCGGGGGTGTCTGCCTGGTGTTCGTGGGGCACCCGCTGGACACCATCAAG GTCAGACTGCAGACCCAGCCCAAACCCCAGCCCGGGCAGCCGCCGCTCTATTCTGGGACCTTTGACTGTTTCAGAAAGACTCTGGTCAGAGAG GGAGTCCGAGGCTTGTATAGAGGAATGGCAGCTCCTATTATTGGAGTGACACCCATGTTTGCTGTGTGCTTCTTTGGATTTGGCTTGGGGAAAAGACTCCAACAGCGAAAACCTGATGACATTTTGAC ATATCCTCAGCTGTTTGCTGCTGGCATGCTGTCGGGAGTGTTTACAACAGTAATCATGGCTCCAGGAGAGAGAATCAAGTGCCTTTTACAG ATCCAGGCAGCTACAGGTGAAACTAAATACAGTGGCTCATTGGACTGTGCGAAACAGCTGTTCCGTGAGGCTGGGATTCGAGGCGTGTACAAGGGGACAGTGCTCACCCTCATGAGAG ATGTTCCAGCCAGTGGAATGTACTTCATGACGTATGAATGGCTGAAGAACATTCTGACCCCTGAGGGAGAGAG TGTGAGTGACCTCAGTGTGCCTAGGATCCTCTTTGCTGGTGGCTTGGCTGGAATCTTCAACTGGGCAGTTGCAATTCCACCAGATGTGCTGAAATCCCGTTTCCAGACAG CTCCTCCCGGAAAATATCCAAATGGCTTTAGAGATGTGCTGAGAGAACTTATCAAAGAAGAAGGAGTTGCATCGCTATATAAGGGCTTCACAGCTGTAATGATCAGGGCATTTCCTGCTAATGCG gcttGTTTCCTTGGTTTTGAAGTTGCTATGAAGTTTCTTAATTGGATTGCACCAGGTCTATGA
- the SLC25A20 gene encoding mitochondrial carnitine/acylcarnitine carrier protein isoform X2, whose translation MAKQPQPISPVKNFFAGGFGGVCLVFVGHPLDTIKGVRGLYRGMAAPIIGVTPMFAVCFFGFGLGKRLQQRKPDDILTYPQLFAAGMLSGVFTTVIMAPGERIKCLLQIQAATGETKYSGSLDCAKQLFREAGIRGVYKGTVLTLMRDVPASGMYFMTYEWLKNILTPEGESVSDLSVPRILFAGGLAGIFNWAVAIPPDVLKSRFQTAPPGKYPNGFRDVLRELIKEEGVASLYKGFTAVMIRAFPANAACFLGFEVAMKFLNWIAPGL comes from the exons ATGGCGAAGCAGCCGCAGCCCATCAGCCCCGTGAAGAACTTCTTCGCTGGCGGCTTCGGGGGTGTCTGCCTGGTGTTCGTGGGGCACCCGCTGGACACCATCAAG GGAGTCCGAGGCTTGTATAGAGGAATGGCAGCTCCTATTATTGGAGTGACACCCATGTTTGCTGTGTGCTTCTTTGGATTTGGCTTGGGGAAAAGACTCCAACAGCGAAAACCTGATGACATTTTGAC ATATCCTCAGCTGTTTGCTGCTGGCATGCTGTCGGGAGTGTTTACAACAGTAATCATGGCTCCAGGAGAGAGAATCAAGTGCCTTTTACAG ATCCAGGCAGCTACAGGTGAAACTAAATACAGTGGCTCATTGGACTGTGCGAAACAGCTGTTCCGTGAGGCTGGGATTCGAGGCGTGTACAAGGGGACAGTGCTCACCCTCATGAGAG ATGTTCCAGCCAGTGGAATGTACTTCATGACGTATGAATGGCTGAAGAACATTCTGACCCCTGAGGGAGAGAG TGTGAGTGACCTCAGTGTGCCTAGGATCCTCTTTGCTGGTGGCTTGGCTGGAATCTTCAACTGGGCAGTTGCAATTCCACCAGATGTGCTGAAATCCCGTTTCCAGACAG CTCCTCCCGGAAAATATCCAAATGGCTTTAGAGATGTGCTGAGAGAACTTATCAAAGAAGAAGGAGTTGCATCGCTATATAAGGGCTTCACAGCTGTAATGATCAGGGCATTTCCTGCTAATGCG gcttGTTTCCTTGGTTTTGAAGTTGCTATGAAGTTTCTTAATTGGATTGCACCAGGTCTATGA